One genomic window of Choloepus didactylus isolate mChoDid1 chromosome 27, mChoDid1.pri, whole genome shotgun sequence includes the following:
- the LOC119521879 gene encoding vomeronasal type-1 receptor 4-like, which yields MSSRDLATGLVTLCQIVVGVLGNFSLLYRHIFLYVTGFRLRSTDLILNNLIVANSLSILTSGVPRTMAAFGLKDFLNDTGCKLLYFRSIGRDVSIGSTCLLSIFQAITIIPRNSRWAEIKVKIPNYITLSISLCWLLYMLVNIIFPVFVTGNWRNDTIIKRKDFRYCSAKYHDRSADSLYAALLSFPDALCLGLMLWASGSTVSILYRHKQRVQHIHRTSLSPRSSPESRATQTILLLVSTFVSFYTLSCIIQVCVSLFDSPSLLLQQIGAIFTLCFPTVSPFVLMGCDSSVSGVSFSCRRKKNSPNSIRYM from the coding sequence ATGTCCTCCAGGGATTTGGCAACAGGCTTGGTCACCTTATGCCAGATTGTAGTTGGGGTGCTGGggaatttctctcttctctaccGTCATATCTTCCTTTATGTCACAGGGTTCAGGTTAAGATCCACAGATTTGATTCTCAATAACCTGATTGTAGCCAACTCCTTGTCCATCCTCACTAGTGGAGTCCCCAGGACAATGGCGGCATTTGGGTTGAAAGATTTCCTCAATGATACTGGATGCAAACTTCTCTACTTTCGCAGTATTGGCAGGGATGTGTCCATTGGCAGCACCTGCCTCTTGAGTATCTTCCAAGCCATCACCATCATCCCCAGGAACTCCAGGTGGGCAGAGATTAAAGTGAAAATTCCCAATTACATCACCCTCTCCATATCCCTGTGCTGGCTCCTCTACATGCTGGTAAATATCATTTTTCCTGTGTTTGTGACTGGCAATTGGAGAAATGATACCATCATAAAGAGAAAAGATTTCAGGTACTGTTCTGCTAAATATCACGACAGAAGTGCAGACTCACTGTATGCTGCATTGTTATCATTCCCTGATGCTCTGTGTTTGGGGCTCATGCTCTGGGCCAGTGGCTCCACGGTTTCCATCCTGTACAGGCACAAGCAGCGGGTCCaacacatccacaggaccagccTCTCCCCCAGGTCCTCCCCTGAGTCCAGAGCTACACAAACCATCCTTCTACTGGTGAGCACCTTTGTATCCTTTTACACCCTCTCCTGCATCATTCAGGtttgtgtttctctttttgaTAGTCCCAGTTTGTTGCTACAGCAGATAGGTGCAATTTTTACTCTGTGTTTCCCAACTGTCAGCCCCTTTGTTCTCATGGGCTGTGATTCCAGTGTATCTGGGGTCAGCTTTTcctgcagaaggaaaaaaaattcccctAATTCCATCAGATATATGTAA